One window from the genome of Pungitius pungitius chromosome 14, fPunPun2.1, whole genome shotgun sequence encodes:
- the exoc3l4 gene encoding exocyst complex component 3-like protein 4 isoform X2, producing MSQKTDRNPDQSDGGGPQAFVRVFRESIRRASGGKGAKVAAGEDPGSPPPPPSPGRSAGSPVTSPLRSIGGLFGRREEEGVKEEEEEEEKSEYAAQNGKALPRSRTDQNVAGFGDSLMKRGASIRRSLGFGSKKDKSGRPEALVSKGPAFDKMEPKEEEEKEDEEVYKELEESYTLPELPHTPLSVMQINKLIEMEVLEEAHLNLLALRREFQQERERCGEDSPMELAKKEKDLNLLYGELRHKVNAIVRDSNSLPSRNKGLLVPVARIIQEEERRAEEPGGLASSWVGAWRESVDEGVRAKVAAVHLERMEQNASWLAVHLGLLGKAVTEDLQQVKTELRCSYPPSFSVFGTYVSSYGRVLGQHAGKLEQQATEMKDLHALLDWIINRYQSERIMGSPSLQPDMRDLSPQLQLEDDFLPRLRDKFCCRVKEDLRDSIGRIITMEHEDFWRDGKHPEKEDGLLSHPMPMDIWTKVDGIVSNCRLIDGQLQQKVASSCLQELKDFPKRLEAEFGRHCGALRPKPLWTEYQITYINCFTALQQNMGRYRDTCPHEVEAFGAEATGLTARLLQALEEQFREEVEPYLRRMMTRKWLTNDDDFKRLQRRAELLSQHCALMRPPHGQELASRLHLHVARQYVGQLMKGIYSCKNRKHEKAASKMRSQWGSVSEHFQCMSTHEWLYDAGDDLSDVIMQRNAADIKDHLQPLVEHYPDFRKHLVAVLNFRGLRRSREHQLILQRHAELQKKTGAGGERSRAFFSDMPVAVRTDCLSNMPFFCFG from the exons ATGTCTCAGAAGACGGACAGGAACCCCGACCAGAGCGACGGCGGCGGCCCGCAGGCCTTTGTCCGGGTGTTCAGGGAGAGCATTCGGCGGGCCTCCGGGGGCAAGGGGGCGAAGGTCGCCGCCGGCGAGGACCCGGGgtcgccgccgcccccgccgtCACCCG GTCGCAGCGCCGGCTCTCCGGTCACGTCTCCTCTGAGGAGCATCGGAGGCCTTTTCggcagaagagaggaggagggggtgaaggaggaggaggaggaggaggagaagagcgagTACGCCGCACAGAACGGCAAAGCTCTGCCCCGCTCGAGGACAG ATCAAAACGTGGCCGGGTTCGGGGACTCGCTCATGAAAAGGGGGGCGTCCATACGGCGGAGCCTGGGGTTCGGATCGAAGAAGGATAAGAGCGGGCGACCGGAGGCGCTGGTCTCCAAAGGTCCAGCCTTTGACAAGATGGAGccgaaagaggaggaggagaaggaagacgaggaggtGTATAAGGAGTTGGAGGAGTCGTACACGTTGCCAGAATTACCTCACACCCCGCTGTCAG TGATGCAGATCAATAAGCTGATCGAGatggaggtgctggaggaggctCACCTGAACCTGCTGGCCCTGCGGCGCGAGTTCCAGCAGGAGCGGGAGCGCTGCGGCGAGGACTCCCCCATGGAGCTGGCCAAGAAGGAGAAAGACCTCAACCTCCTCTACGGTGAGCTGAGGCACAAGGTCAACGCCATCGTGCGCGACTCCAACTCCCTTCCCTCCAGAAACAAGGGGCTGCTGGTCCCCGTGGCTCGTATcatccaggaggaggagaggagggcggaGGAGCCCGGCGGGCTGGCGAGCAGCTGGGTGGGGGCGTGGAGGGAGTCGGTGGACGAGGGGGTGCGGGCGAAGGTAGCGGCCGTCCACCTGGAGCGCATGGAGCAGAACGCCTCTTGGCTGGCCGTTCACCTGGGGCTGCTGGGAAAGGCCGTGACGGAGGACCTGCAGCAGGTGAAGACGGAGCTGCGGTGCTCGTACCCGCCCAGCTTCAGCGTCTTCGGCACCTACGTCAGCAGCTACGGGCGAGTCTTGGGGCAGCACGCGGGGAAGCTGGAGCAGCAGGCGACGGAGATGAAGGACCTGCACGCTCTGCTGGACTGGATCATCAACCGCTACCAGAG CGAGAGGATCATGGGAAGTCCGTCCCTGCAGCCGGACATGAGGGACCTCAGCCcccagctgcagctggaggacgaCTTCCTGCCGCGGCTGAGGGACAAGTTCTGCTGCAGAGTGAAG GAGGACCTGAGGGACTCAATAGGGAGAATCATCACAATGGAACACGAGGACTTCTGGAGGGACGGGAAGCATCCGGAGAAGGAGGACGGCCTCCTCAGCCATCCGATGCCCATGGACATCTGGACG aaAGTGGACGGAATTGTTTCAAACTGTCGACTGATCGACggccagctgcagcagaaagtgGCCTCGTCCTGCCTCCAGGAGCTGAAGGACTTCCCCAAGAG gCTGGAGGCGGAGTTCGGGCGTCACTGCGGCGCACTCAGGCCGAAGCCTCTTTGGACCGAGTATCAGATCACGTACATCAACTGCTTCACCGCTTTACA gcagAACATGGGGAGGTACCGGGACACGTGTCCGCACGAGGTGGAAGCGTTCGGAGCGGAGGCGACGGGGCTGACGGCCCGGCTGCTGCAGGCGCTGGAGGAGCAGTtcagagaggaggtggag CCGTAcctgaggaggatgatgaccaGGAAGTGGCTCACCAACGACGACGACTTCAAGCGTCTCCAGCGCCGGGCGGAGCTTCTGTCGCAGCACTGCGCTCTGATGAGGCCTCCTCATGGTcag GAGTTAGCGAGCCGGCTGCACCTGCACGTGGCGAGGCAGTACGTGGGCCAGCTGATGAAGGGCATCTACTCGTGCAAGAACCGCAAACACGAGAAGGCGGCGAGCAAGATGCGCTCGCAGTGGGGAAGCGTCAGCGAGCACTTCCAATGCATG TCGACCCACGAGTGGCTCTACGACGCCGGAGACGACCTGAGCGACGTCATCATGCAGAGGAACGCGGCCGACATAAAGGACCACCTGCAGCCGCTCGTGGAGCACTACCCCGACTTCAg gAAGCACCTGGTGGCCGTGCTGAACTTCCGAGGCCTGCGTCGAAGCCGCGAGCACCAGCTGATCCTCCAGCGCCACGCCgagctgcagaagaagacgggcgcaggaggcgagaggagcCGCGCTTTCTTCTCCGACATGCCGGTGGCCGTCCGCACAGACTGCCTCTCCAACATGCCCTTCTTCTGCTTCGGCTGA
- the exoc3l4 gene encoding exocyst complex component 3-like protein 4 isoform X1 — MSQKTDRNPDQSDGGGPQAFVRVFRESIRRASGGKGAKVAAGEDPGSPPPPPSPGRSAGSPVTSPLRSIGGLFGRREEEGVKEEEEEEEKSEYAAQNGKALPRSRTDQNVAGFGDSLMKRGASIRRSLGFGSKKDKSGRPEALVSKGPAFDKMEPKEEEEKEDEEVYKELEESYTLPELPHTPLSVMQINKLIEMEVLEEAHLNLLALRREFQQERERCGEDSPMELAKKEKDLNLLYGELRHKVNAIVRDSNSLPSRNKGLLVPVARIIQEEERRAEEPGGLASSWVGAWRESVDEGVRAKVAAVHLERMEQNASWLAVHLGLLGKAVTEDLQQVKTELRCSYPPSFSVFGTYVSSYGRVLGQHAGKLEQQATEMKDLHALLDWIINRYQSERIMGSPSLQPDMRDLSPQLQLEDDFLPRLRDKFCCRVKEDLRDSIGRIITMEHEDFWRDGKHPEKEDGLLSHPMPMDIWTKVDGIVSNCRLIDGQLQQKVASSCLQELKDFPKRLEAEFGRHCGALRPKPLWTEYQITYINCFTALQQNMGRYRDTCPHEVEAFGAEATGLTARLLQALEEQFREEVEPYLRRMMTRKWLTNDDDFKRLQRRAELLSQHCALMRPPHGQELASRLHLHVARQYVGQLMKGIYSCKNRKHEKAASKMRSQWGSVSEHFQCMSTHEWLYDAGDDLSDVIMQRNAADIKDHLQPLVEHYPDFSRKHLVAVLNFRGLRRSREHQLILQRHAELQKKTGAGGERSRAFFSDMPVAVRTDCLSNMPFFCFG, encoded by the exons ATGTCTCAGAAGACGGACAGGAACCCCGACCAGAGCGACGGCGGCGGCCCGCAGGCCTTTGTCCGGGTGTTCAGGGAGAGCATTCGGCGGGCCTCCGGGGGCAAGGGGGCGAAGGTCGCCGCCGGCGAGGACCCGGGgtcgccgccgcccccgccgtCACCCG GTCGCAGCGCCGGCTCTCCGGTCACGTCTCCTCTGAGGAGCATCGGAGGCCTTTTCggcagaagagaggaggagggggtgaaggaggaggaggaggaggaggagaagagcgagTACGCCGCACAGAACGGCAAAGCTCTGCCCCGCTCGAGGACAG ATCAAAACGTGGCCGGGTTCGGGGACTCGCTCATGAAAAGGGGGGCGTCCATACGGCGGAGCCTGGGGTTCGGATCGAAGAAGGATAAGAGCGGGCGACCGGAGGCGCTGGTCTCCAAAGGTCCAGCCTTTGACAAGATGGAGccgaaagaggaggaggagaaggaagacgaggaggtGTATAAGGAGTTGGAGGAGTCGTACACGTTGCCAGAATTACCTCACACCCCGCTGTCAG TGATGCAGATCAATAAGCTGATCGAGatggaggtgctggaggaggctCACCTGAACCTGCTGGCCCTGCGGCGCGAGTTCCAGCAGGAGCGGGAGCGCTGCGGCGAGGACTCCCCCATGGAGCTGGCCAAGAAGGAGAAAGACCTCAACCTCCTCTACGGTGAGCTGAGGCACAAGGTCAACGCCATCGTGCGCGACTCCAACTCCCTTCCCTCCAGAAACAAGGGGCTGCTGGTCCCCGTGGCTCGTATcatccaggaggaggagaggagggcggaGGAGCCCGGCGGGCTGGCGAGCAGCTGGGTGGGGGCGTGGAGGGAGTCGGTGGACGAGGGGGTGCGGGCGAAGGTAGCGGCCGTCCACCTGGAGCGCATGGAGCAGAACGCCTCTTGGCTGGCCGTTCACCTGGGGCTGCTGGGAAAGGCCGTGACGGAGGACCTGCAGCAGGTGAAGACGGAGCTGCGGTGCTCGTACCCGCCCAGCTTCAGCGTCTTCGGCACCTACGTCAGCAGCTACGGGCGAGTCTTGGGGCAGCACGCGGGGAAGCTGGAGCAGCAGGCGACGGAGATGAAGGACCTGCACGCTCTGCTGGACTGGATCATCAACCGCTACCAGAG CGAGAGGATCATGGGAAGTCCGTCCCTGCAGCCGGACATGAGGGACCTCAGCCcccagctgcagctggaggacgaCTTCCTGCCGCGGCTGAGGGACAAGTTCTGCTGCAGAGTGAAG GAGGACCTGAGGGACTCAATAGGGAGAATCATCACAATGGAACACGAGGACTTCTGGAGGGACGGGAAGCATCCGGAGAAGGAGGACGGCCTCCTCAGCCATCCGATGCCCATGGACATCTGGACG aaAGTGGACGGAATTGTTTCAAACTGTCGACTGATCGACggccagctgcagcagaaagtgGCCTCGTCCTGCCTCCAGGAGCTGAAGGACTTCCCCAAGAG gCTGGAGGCGGAGTTCGGGCGTCACTGCGGCGCACTCAGGCCGAAGCCTCTTTGGACCGAGTATCAGATCACGTACATCAACTGCTTCACCGCTTTACA gcagAACATGGGGAGGTACCGGGACACGTGTCCGCACGAGGTGGAAGCGTTCGGAGCGGAGGCGACGGGGCTGACGGCCCGGCTGCTGCAGGCGCTGGAGGAGCAGTtcagagaggaggtggag CCGTAcctgaggaggatgatgaccaGGAAGTGGCTCACCAACGACGACGACTTCAAGCGTCTCCAGCGCCGGGCGGAGCTTCTGTCGCAGCACTGCGCTCTGATGAGGCCTCCTCATGGTcag GAGTTAGCGAGCCGGCTGCACCTGCACGTGGCGAGGCAGTACGTGGGCCAGCTGATGAAGGGCATCTACTCGTGCAAGAACCGCAAACACGAGAAGGCGGCGAGCAAGATGCGCTCGCAGTGGGGAAGCGTCAGCGAGCACTTCCAATGCATG TCGACCCACGAGTGGCTCTACGACGCCGGAGACGACCTGAGCGACGTCATCATGCAGAGGAACGCGGCCGACATAAAGGACCACCTGCAGCCGCTCGTGGAGCACTACCCCGACTTCAg caggAAGCACCTGGTGGCCGTGCTGAACTTCCGAGGCCTGCGTCGAAGCCGCGAGCACCAGCTGATCCTCCAGCGCCACGCCgagctgcagaagaagacgggcgcaggaggcgagaggagcCGCGCTTTCTTCTCCGACATGCCGGTGGCCGTCCGCACAGACTGCCTCTCCAACATGCCCTTCTTCTGCTTCGGCTGA
- the LOC119227793 gene encoding tumor necrosis factor alpha-induced protein 2-like yields the protein MRTETDGVKLNFRLPRFLWNTHKAPDKLQMYEQTYEQILQAKLYCEAGRLLIEREERLFGEIQDPEAATGHQEEVTELEVCRRELLVLVLETLRLSLEPVEVGGAAALVSAVKAVEQEEAQDRLWGQRGRTPPAWRPCGWKELHDSTLRGLVEERMDSPSVVPPTNQVGQSSVQADVCDMGRQLKEDLLQVASVVRSCYPPEHNIGHLYIKAYHSTFSARLRKIADFGLEDKDCKFLLRWVNEYYPQVLQKTELAGEMDVAALGKLLPEELLKPLEDQFLSGQQEELTTFVGRILEDAKDKWNKGEEPSREDGFFVSPVSYDIIQLINGKVTSAEKVVGDLQKARTIPRQLNDLMQRFKGFQNDVIKQNKTSSRPVVKAHLGCIQQFRDFLNMKRHLFTEEVWDDCLHVLTDMKLSAQEYLLKPVHEVLKPEYRKLGTSDWLNKNLFISLLHGLEEELQGLQGSIGSCHQELLRKLHQEVTVEYVRRLLKGAKLKDEGQQVKACNTVRDNAESLHELFVKMGSDDVWLKDILTKIAEVLRLQNLPAIQLQVASLGTDYPDLSEKHVSALLKLKTNLSKADRRSVTDVLSVISGSGGREAAPTFFSEVRVK from the exons ATGCGGACCGAGACGGACGGCGTCAAGCTGAACTTTCGTCTGCCGAGGTTCCTCTGGAACACCCACAAAGCCCCTGACA agtTGCAGATGTACGAGCAGACGTACGAGCAGATCCTCCAGGCGAAGCTCTACTGCGAGGCCGGCCGACTGCTGATAGAGAGAGAAGAGCGTCTATTCGGGGAGATTCAGGACCCAGAGGCGGCGACGGGTCACCAGGAGGAGGTCACGGAGCTGGAGGTCTGCCGCAGGGAGCTGCTGGTCCTGGTGCTGGAGACCCTCAGGTTGTCCCTGGAACcggtggaggtggggggcgcCGCGGCCCTGGTGTCCGCCGTGAAGGccgtggagcaggaggaggcccaGGACCGGCTGTGGGGTCAGAGGGGTCGGACGCCCCCGGCGTGGAGGCCCTGTGGCTGGAAGGAGCTCCACGACTCCACGCTGCGTGGCCTGGTGGAGGAACGCATGGACAGCCCCTCCGTGGTCCCCCCCACCAACCAGGTGGGACAGTCCTCCGTCCAGGCGGACGTCTGCGACATGGGCCGGCAGCTGAAGGAGGACCTGCTGCAGGTGGCGAGTGTGGTGAGGAGCTGCTACCCACCTGAGCACAACATCGGTCACCTGTACATCAAGGCGTACCACAGCACCTTCAGCGCCAGGCTCAGGAAGATCGCAGACTTCGGTCTGGAGGACAAGGACTGCAAATTCCTCCTGCGCTGGGTCAACGAGTATTATCCCCA AGTCCTTCAGAAGACGGAGCTGGCAGGTGAGATGGATGTGGCAGCGTTGGGAAAGCTTCTGCCCGAAGAGCTGTTGAAACCTCTGGAGGATCAATTCCTGAGCGGGCAACAG GAGGAGCTGACCACGTTCGTAGGCCGCATCCTTGAGGATGCGAAGGACAAGTGGAATAAAGGAGAAGAGCCATCGAGGGAGGACGGGTTCTTTGTCAGTCCCGTTTCCTACgacatcatccag CTCATCAACGGTAAGGTGACCTCAGCTGAGAAGGTTGTGGGAGATCTGCAGAAGGCTCGGACCATACCGCGCCAACTCAACGATTTAATGCAGCG GTTCAAGGGCTTTCAAAATGACGTcataaagcaaaacaaaacgAGCAGCCGGCCGGTCGTGAAGGCCCACCTCGGCTGTATCCAGCAGTTCAG AGACTTCCTCAATATGAAGAGACACCTGTTCACAGAGGAAGTGTGGGACGACTGTTTGCATGTTCTGACCGACATGAAACTATCTGCCCAAGAGTATTTATTAAAACCTGTGCACGAGGTCCTTAAG CCAGAGTACCGCAAACTGGGAACCAGTGACTGGCTGAATAAGAACCTGTTCATAAGTCTGCTGCACGGCCTTGAGGAAGAGCTTCAGGGTCTTCAGGGCTCCATCGGATCCTGTCACCAG GAGCTGTTGAGAAAGCTGCACCAGGAGGTGACGGTAGAATACGTGAGGAGGCTCCTGAAAGGAGCCAAGCTAAAGGACGAGGGGCAGCAGGTGAAGGCCTGCAACACCGTGAGGGACAACGCGGAGAGTCTGCACGAATTATTCGTTAAAATG GGGTCCGACGACGTTTGGCTGAAGGACATCCTGACCAAGATAGCAGAAGTCTTGAGACTCCAAAACCTCCCCGCCATCCAGTTACAAGTAGCCTCGCTGGGAACAGATTACCCCGACCTCAG